A region from the Simiduia sp. 21SJ11W-1 genome encodes:
- the purN gene encoding phosphoribosylglycinamide formyltransferase — MSDSLPRVVVLLSGSGTNLQALIDAEARQALGANIVAVISNRPEVKGLERAQAAGINAHTLDHKGFDSREAFDAALMQLIDRYQPDLVVLAGFMRILTPAFTEHYLGKMLNIHPSLLPKYQGLHTHQRALDAGDDCHGVTVHFVTAELDGGPAAIQAVVPIEPDDTAETLAKRVQVQEHVIYPMAVNWFAQGKLCYRDGKAWLDNAPLGAEGYRIDSRH; from the coding sequence ATGTCTGATTCTCTGCCCCGCGTTGTGGTGCTGCTGTCTGGCAGCGGCACCAACCTGCAAGCCCTGATTGATGCCGAGGCCCGTCAAGCACTGGGCGCTAACATCGTGGCGGTTATCAGCAATCGCCCCGAGGTCAAGGGCCTTGAACGGGCGCAAGCGGCGGGCATTAACGCGCACACGCTCGATCACAAAGGCTTCGACAGCCGTGAAGCCTTCGATGCAGCCCTCATGCAGCTGATTGATCGCTACCAGCCAGACCTCGTTGTATTGGCGGGCTTCATGCGCATTCTTACGCCGGCGTTTACCGAGCACTACCTCGGAAAAATGTTGAACATTCACCCGTCTTTGCTGCCCAAATACCAAGGTCTGCACACGCATCAGCGCGCGCTGGATGCCGGCGACGACTGCCACGGGGTCACCGTGCATTTTGTCACGGCAGAGTTAGACGGCGGGCCCGCAGCCATACAGGCGGTAGTGCCCATCGAGCCCGACGATACCGCCGAAACATTGGCCAAGCGGGTGCAGGTGCAGGAACATGTTATTTACCCAATGGCGGTCAACTGGTTTGCACAGGGCAAGCTTTGCTATCGCGATGG